The Thalassospira sp. ER-Se-21-Dark genome includes a region encoding these proteins:
- a CDS encoding gluconokinase has translation MNRQTQYVVVMGVSGSGKTEVARRLASMTDTMYLDADDHHPSTNVEHMRRGLPLNDDMRWPWLDAVAAAARTQAGSVASSDGSAKSGQAIFIACSALKRRYRDVLRTHLDPITFVFLDGTREVIQTRLERRVGHFMPSALLDSQFTALEPPGPDENCVTVFIDAPLETVVATVLDRLAEREDGSFSFVKENTAGK, from the coding sequence ATGAACCGGCAAACGCAGTATGTCGTTGTCATGGGTGTGAGCGGATCGGGCAAAACCGAGGTCGCGCGTCGTCTGGCAAGCATGACAGATACCATGTATCTGGACGCCGACGATCACCATCCAAGCACGAATGTAGAACACATGCGCCGTGGTCTTCCGCTCAATGACGACATGCGTTGGCCCTGGCTTGATGCGGTCGCAGCAGCGGCCCGCACGCAGGCTGGTTCAGTTGCCAGTTCAGACGGAAGCGCAAAGTCCGGTCAGGCCATTTTCATCGCCTGTTCTGCGCTTAAACGGCGCTATCGCGATGTGTTGCGCACGCACCTCGACCCGATCACCTTTGTTTTTCTGGATGGCACGCGCGAAGTAATCCAGACCCGGCTTGAACGCCGTGTCGGTCATTTCATGCCATCCGCACTTTTAGACAGCCAGTTTACAGCTCTCGAGCCGCCGGGGCCGGACGAGAATTGCGTGACTGTCTTTATCGATGCCCCGCTTGAAACTGTTGTTGCCACGGTCCTTGACCGACTGGCGGAGCGTGAAGACGGCAGTTTTTCCTTTGTCAAAGAGAATACTGCCGGAAAATAA
- a CDS encoding TRAP transporter small permease encodes MSDTPQHSPLPELPELEESTDQATEVSGLLGQMITKVSSVFAIGFLLSMATLIYEIVARHVFGSPTLWAHETTTFICAVGFVFGGLYCAARDKHIRVVLLYDIAGPKMRKTLDICISLVCMIASGFFAWAAWLMVERAVFTPTGDIHLETTGSAFNAPYPGVLKVFLLVVLIVLMVQFLVQAFNYARKAPIMPASHTSTE; translated from the coding sequence ATGTCTGACACCCCGCAACATTCACCGTTGCCCGAACTTCCCGAACTTGAAGAAAGCACCGATCAGGCAACTGAGGTGTCCGGTCTTCTGGGCCAGATGATTACGAAGGTTTCCAGCGTGTTCGCCATTGGATTTCTGCTTTCCATGGCGACGTTGATTTATGAGATCGTGGCACGTCACGTTTTTGGCAGCCCGACCTTGTGGGCGCATGAAACCACGACCTTTATCTGTGCTGTCGGCTTTGTGTTTGGCGGCCTTTATTGTGCCGCGCGCGACAAGCATATTCGTGTTGTCCTGCTTTATGACATTGCCGGACCGAAAATGCGCAAGACGCTTGATATCTGTATTTCGCTGGTCTGCATGATCGCATCGGGCTTCTTTGCCTGGGCCGCCTGGCTGATGGTCGAACGTGCTGTCTTTACGCCCACTGGTGACATCCACCTTGAAACAACCGGCAGTGCGTTCAATGCGCCTTATCCGGGCGTGCTTAAGGTGTTTTTGTTGGTGGTCCTGATTGTATTGATGGTTCAGTTCCTGGTTCAGGCCTTCAACTATGCCCGCAAGGCACCGATCATGCCGGCATCCCACACTTCGACCGAATAA
- a CDS encoding TRAP transporter large permease subunit produces MFDLQSLGIEFGTLAMFVMLLGFLVTGMPLAFVTLLIALIFTLGWFGPMAVPLITSRVYSFVSSFVFVSVPMFVLMAAILDRSGIARDLFDAMRLFGGRLKGGVAVQTIFVAVILAAMSGIIGGEIVLLGLIALPQMLRQGYDKNLAIGVVCAGGSLGTMVPPSIVLIIYGLTANVSIGDLFTSAFLPGFMLAGFYVAYVLFRSYTGNNIAPPPQTEKIPREEKIRLLKGLFLPILVVFCVLGSIYGGIASVTEASAVGVAGVIASTVLRREFSLPMLKAAALQTLSTCGMIVWIGIGASALVGVFNLMGGIKFVSTLITGISDDPTIIILFMMLILFVLGMFLDWVGIALLTMPIFVPIVKELGYDPVWFGVLFAMNMQVSFLSPPFGPAAFYLKSVAPPDISLGDIFKSLLPFICLQILAVALLIIFPGLAGG; encoded by the coding sequence ATGTTTGATTTACAGTCCCTTGGCATCGAATTCGGCACACTTGCCATGTTTGTCATGCTGCTTGGTTTCCTTGTGACCGGCATGCCGTTGGCATTTGTCACGCTGTTGATTGCCTTGATCTTTACCCTTGGCTGGTTCGGCCCGATGGCAGTACCGCTGATCACAAGCCGGGTCTATTCATTCGTTTCATCCTTTGTTTTCGTCTCGGTACCGATGTTCGTCCTGATGGCGGCCATCCTTGACCGATCCGGTATTGCGCGCGATTTGTTTGATGCCATGCGCCTGTTTGGCGGACGCCTTAAAGGCGGCGTTGCGGTTCAGACGATCTTTGTTGCTGTGATCCTGGCTGCCATGAGCGGCATCATCGGCGGCGAGATTGTTCTGCTCGGCCTGATCGCCCTGCCCCAGATGCTGCGTCAGGGCTATGACAAGAACCTCGCCATCGGCGTTGTCTGTGCCGGTGGGTCGCTGGGCACCATGGTGCCGCCTTCGATTGTTTTGATCATTTATGGCCTGACCGCGAACGTATCGATCGGTGATCTGTTCACCTCGGCCTTTTTGCCGGGCTTCATGCTGGCGGGCTTCTATGTGGCTTATGTGCTGTTTCGCTCTTACACCGGCAACAACATCGCCCCGCCGCCGCAGACCGAAAAAATCCCGCGCGAAGAAAAGATCCGCCTGCTCAAGGGCCTTTTCCTGCCTATTCTGGTCGTGTTCTGCGTTCTGGGGTCGATCTATGGTGGCATCGCATCCGTGACCGAGGCATCGGCCGTCGGTGTGGCCGGTGTGATCGCCTCGACTGTTCTGCGGCGGGAATTTTCGCTTCCGATGCTTAAGGCGGCAGCACTTCAAACGCTTTCGACCTGCGGCATGATTGTCTGGATCGGCATCGGTGCATCTGCCCTTGTCGGCGTATTCAACCTGATGGGCGGGATCAAGTTTGTCTCAACCCTGATCACAGGCATTTCTGATGATCCAACCATCATCATCCTGTTCATGATGCTGATCCTGTTCGTGCTGGGCATGTTCCTTGACTGGGTCGGTATCGCGCTTCTGACCATGCCGATCTTTGTGCCAATCGTAAAAGAGCTCGGCTACGACCCGGTCTGGTTTGGCGTGCTGTTCGCGATGAACATGCAGGTAAGCTTCCTGTCGCCGCCATTCGGGCCTGCGGCCTTTTACCTGAAATCGGTCGCGCCACCCGACATATCGCTTGGCGATATCTTCAAGTCGCTTCTGCCCTTTATCTGCCTGCAGATTTTGGCCGTGGCCCTTCTGATCATCTTCCCGGGCCTTGCCGGGGGCTAA
- a CDS encoding TRAP transporter substrate-binding protein — translation MTKTLKSLAGAGFIATLIATAPFAANAQEFTLKMQSSDAAGVPNFELEQEWAERVGVMTGGRVSVEMLPVNSIVEHAETQDAIAAGILDGHITDTSYFTGKDPAFGLIANPVGAWSAPSEMLRFVEYGGGKELMNSLLNPRGLQFIGAVTPGLEAFVSSVPLDGVADLKGLKMRAPEGMVQQVFAAAGASPVNIPQSEVFTSLDKKVIDAADATVFSTNQAMGLHDVAKHPVYPGFHSMPMLEVSINKTKWDSMPADIQAILEMSVRDLAHDMDARLAMKDMEAVAKARSEGGVTIHNWSAEERAKFRQIATSQWEKVAARSEDAQRVYDTLVDYLKSQGMI, via the coding sequence ATGACCAAGACTCTTAAATCGCTTGCAGGTGCAGGCTTTATCGCAACCCTGATTGCAACGGCGCCGTTTGCCGCCAATGCGCAGGAATTTACCCTCAAGATGCAGTCGAGCGATGCTGCTGGCGTGCCTAACTTTGAGCTGGAACAGGAATGGGCCGAACGTGTCGGCGTCATGACCGGTGGCCGCGTTTCCGTGGAAATGCTTCCGGTTAACTCGATTGTCGAACATGCCGAAACCCAGGACGCCATTGCGGCCGGCATTCTTGACGGTCACATCACCGACACCAGCTATTTCACCGGTAAAGATCCGGCATTCGGCCTGATCGCCAACCCGGTTGGCGCATGGTCGGCACCGTCCGAAATGCTGCGCTTTGTTGAATATGGCGGCGGCAAGGAACTGATGAACAGCCTTCTGAACCCGCGTGGTTTGCAGTTCATCGGTGCCGTTACCCCGGGCCTGGAAGCATTTGTTTCCTCTGTCCCGCTTGATGGCGTTGCCGATCTTAAAGGCCTGAAAATGCGTGCCCCGGAAGGCATGGTTCAGCAGGTCTTCGCCGCAGCCGGCGCATCGCCGGTGAACATCCCGCAGTCCGAAGTATTCACCTCGCTTGATAAAAAAGTGATCGATGCTGCGGATGCGACCGTGTTCTCGACCAACCAGGCCATGGGTCTGCATGATGTTGCAAAACATCCGGTCTATCCGGGCTTCCACTCCATGCCGATGCTTGAAGTCTCGATCAACAAGACCAAGTGGGATTCCATGCCGGCTGATATCCAGGCGATCCTTGAAATGTCGGTCCGTGATCTGGCCCATGACATGGATGCACGTCTGGCGATGAAAGACATGGAAGCTGTTGCCAAGGCCCGTTCGGAAGGTGGCGTCACCATCCACAACTGGTCGGCTGAAGAGCGTGCGAAGTTCCGTCAGATTGCCACCAGCCAGTGGGAAAAAGTCGCGGCACGTTCCGAAGATGCACAGCGTGTATACGACACCCTTGTAGACTACCTTAAGTCACAGGGTATGATCTAA